From a single Fusobacterium ulcerans ATCC 49185 genomic region:
- the metG gene encoding methionine--tRNA ligase, translating to MSKNFYVTTPIYYVNGDPHVGSAYTTIAADVIARYKKTMGYDVFFLTGTDEHGQKIEETAKQKGYTPQEWTDIMAPKFVEMWKALNIEYTDFIRTTEPRHKEAVKKILKKVYDNGDIYKGEYSGKYCVSCETFVPENQIVNGNHCPDCGKELRVVKEESYFFKMSKYQDALLAHIDSHPDFILPRSRKNEVVSFIKQGLQDLSISRNTFEWGIPIEFAPGHITYVWFDALTNYLTAVGYENNSELFDKFWTNGEVMHLLGKDIVRFHAIIWPCMLLSAGVKLPDNIVAHGWWTSEGEKMSKSRGNVVDPVAESKKYGVDAFRYCLLREVQFGNDGDYSTKSVVTRINSDLANDLGNLLNRTLGMYKKYFDGVITAGITRDTFDDEIENLWNETLNEVTEQMNIVQFSKSLEAIWKFISRLNKYIDETAPWTLAKDDDKKDRLAVVMNHLVNGLYKTAVMIYPYMPTAAQKIWDQLGVQKSVRDARVSDVEGWDLLPAGHILGNAEPIFPRLDLEALEPKKDPMAIDPELVIENAVDISEFDKLKIQVVEILEAGKIAGADKLLKFKVSIGDHARQIVSGIAKSYPEPEKLVGKKVLAITNLKTVKLRGEVSQGMLLSTEDKVNGLKLVEVDKSIVVGSRAK from the coding sequence ATGAGTAAGAATTTTTATGTAACAACACCTATTTATTATGTAAATGGAGATCCACATGTTGGAAGTGCTTATACAACTATAGCAGCAGATGTTATAGCTAGATATAAAAAAACTATGGGATATGATGTATTCTTTTTGACTGGAACTGATGAACATGGACAAAAAATAGAAGAAACAGCTAAACAAAAGGGATATACACCTCAAGAGTGGACAGATATAATGGCACCAAAATTTGTGGAAATGTGGAAAGCTTTAAATATAGAATATACAGACTTTATAAGAACTACAGAACCAAGACATAAGGAAGCTGTAAAGAAAATACTAAAAAAAGTTTATGATAATGGAGATATATATAAAGGAGAATACTCAGGAAAATATTGTGTATCTTGTGAAACATTTGTTCCTGAAAATCAGATAGTAAATGGAAATCATTGTCCTGACTGTGGAAAAGAATTAAGAGTAGTAAAAGAAGAATCATATTTCTTTAAAATGTCAAAATACCAGGATGCTCTTTTAGCTCATATAGATTCTCACCCAGATTTCATTCTTCCCCGTTCAAGAAAGAATGAAGTTGTTTCTTTTATTAAACAGGGATTACAAGACTTATCTATATCAAGAAATACTTTTGAATGGGGTATTCCAATAGAATTTGCTCCAGGACATATAACTTATGTATGGTTTGATGCTCTTACTAACTATCTTACAGCAGTAGGGTATGAAAATAACTCTGAATTATTTGATAAATTCTGGACTAATGGAGAAGTTATGCATCTGTTAGGAAAAGATATAGTAAGATTCCATGCTATTATTTGGCCTTGTATGCTTTTATCAGCAGGAGTAAAACTTCCAGATAACATTGTTGCTCATGGATGGTGGACTTCTGAAGGGGAAAAAATGTCTAAATCTAGAGGGAATGTAGTGGACCCAGTAGCAGAAAGCAAAAAATATGGTGTAGATGCTTTCAGATATTGTCTTCTTAGAGAAGTTCAATTTGGAAATGATGGAGATTATTCAACAAAATCAGTAGTTACTAGAATAAATTCTGATCTTGCAAATGATTTAGGAAACCTATTAAATAGAACATTAGGGATGTATAAAAAATATTTTGATGGTGTAATTACTGCTGGAATAACAAGAGATACTTTTGATGATGAAATAGAAAATTTATGGAATGAAACTTTAAATGAAGTCACTGAGCAGATGAATATAGTTCAATTTTCAAAATCTCTTGAAGCAATATGGAAATTTATATCAAGACTTAATAAATATATTGATGAAACTGCACCTTGGACACTTGCAAAAGATGATGATAAAAAAGATAGATTGGCAGTTGTAATGAATCATTTAGTAAATGGATTATATAAAACTGCTGTAATGATTTATCCATATATGCCAACAGCAGCCCAAAAAATCTGGGATCAATTAGGGGTACAAAAATCTGTAAGAGATGCTAGAGTATCAGATGTTGAAGGTTGGGATCTTCTTCCAGCAGGACATATACTAGGAAATGCTGAACCAATATTCCCAAGACTTGATTTAGAAGCTCTTGAACCTAAAAAAGATCCAATGGCAATTGATCCAGAATTAGTAATAGAAAATGCTGTAGATATTTCTGAATTTGATAAATTGAAAATACAGGTTGTGGAAATATTAGAAGCTGGAAAAATAGCTGGAGCAGATAAACTTCTTAAATTTAAAGTAAGTATTGGAGATCATGCCAGACAGATAGTTTCTGGTATTGCAAAATCATACCCAGAACCTGAAAAATTAGTAGGTAAAAAAGTTCTTGCTATAACTAATTTGAAAACAGTTAAATTAAGAGGTGAAGTATCTCAGGGAATGCTTCTAAGCACTGAAGACAAAGTAAATGGATTAAAATTAGTAGAAGTAGATAAAAGTATAGTAGTAGGGTCAAGAGCAAAATAA
- a CDS encoding DMT family transporter — MGAKLRNVSAMLIFGTIGLFVKNIDLTSSEIALVRGVIGGIILVVVSLLTKNKVSFKDVKANLLLLLLSGGAIGLNWIFLFQAYKYTTISNATLSYYFAPVFVMLLSPFILKEKLTLKKILCVACAMLGMMCIVGNSGGAAEGRNDFLGISYGLAAAAFYASVVLMNKFLKNLKSLETTYIQLILAAVVLMPYVFTVEGFNIFRMPVSSIPYILILGVVHTGLAYLLYFSSLKELKGQTIAVMSYIDPISAVIISAIFLRERMGVLQIVGGILILSSTLISELTKSKEK; from the coding sequence ATGGGAGCGAAGTTAAGAAATGTAAGTGCAATGCTGATATTTGGAACAATAGGATTATTTGTAAAAAATATAGATTTGACTTCCAGTGAAATAGCATTGGTAAGAGGAGTAATAGGGGGAATTATTCTTGTTGTAGTTTCTCTTCTTACAAAAAATAAAGTTTCTTTTAAAGATGTAAAAGCAAATCTTCTGCTTCTATTATTATCAGGGGGAGCAATTGGATTGAACTGGATATTTCTGTTTCAGGCATATAAATATACAACTATTTCTAATGCTACATTAAGTTATTATTTTGCACCAGTTTTTGTTATGCTTCTTTCGCCATTTATATTGAAAGAAAAACTTACTCTAAAAAAAATACTCTGTGTTGCCTGTGCAATGCTGGGAATGATGTGTATAGTAGGAAACAGTGGGGGAGCTGCTGAGGGGAGAAATGATTTTCTAGGAATTTCTTATGGACTTGCAGCAGCAGCTTTTTATGCAAGTGTTGTACTTATGAATAAATTTTTAAAAAACTTAAAAAGTCTTGAAACAACTTATATACAGTTAATTTTAGCAGCGGTTGTGCTTATGCCTTATGTATTTACTGTTGAAGGATTTAATATTTTTAGAATGCCTGTATCTTCAATACCATATATATTGATATTGGGAGTAGTTCATACTGGACTTGCGTATCTACTATATTTTTCATCTTTGAAAGAATTGAAAGGTCAGACTATAGCAGTTATGAGCTATATAGATCCTATATCTGCTGTAATAATTTCAGCTATATTTTTGAGAGAAAGAATGGGAGTATTACAGATAGTAGGAGGAATTCTAATTTTAAGTTCTACTTTGATAAGTGAACTTACAAAGAGCAAAGAGAAATAA
- a CDS encoding transposase zinc-binding domain-containing protein, which produces MQIKHIISKINITNLLGKIKKYFKNEHFEDVKQTIQKFLACSIDKSFLSLQCPNCHDAHKIKVTCKSRFCPSCGKRYSAL; this is translated from the coding sequence ATGCAAATCAAACATATTATCTCTAAAATCAATATAACAAATCTTTTAGGTAAAATCAAGAAATATTTTAAAAATGAGCATTTTGAGGATGTTAAACAGACTATTCAAAAATTCTTAGCTTGTTCTATTGATAAATCTTTTCTCTCTCTTCAATGCCCTAATTGTCATGATGCGCATAAAATTAAAGTTACTTGTAAATCTAGATTTTGTCCTTCCTGCGGTAAACGTTATTCTGCTCTTTGA
- a CDS encoding M20 metallopeptidase family protein, giving the protein MKSQELAKEYKDYVINMRREFHMNPEPSLQEYETSKRIKAELEKDGIECEIVADTGVVATIHGTNSGKTVALRGDIDALAVIEQTGKEYASKVHGLMHACGHDSHGAMLLGAAKVLNKMKDEINGTVKLFFQPGEEVVLGAKKMIAAGVMEGVDAIMGIHVSSDVPSGQISADSGARMASGDMFKITVTGKGGHGARPEQCIDAVVVGSAIVMNLQPIISREYSPFDPAVLTVGEIKSGTRFNVIAPTAILSGTTRCYSPEVRKNFFDSITRVAKSTAEAYRATAEVEFTEGVGPTINDDNCAALARETAASLVGKENVITVPPSTGGEDFSFFSNIVPGVMVKLGTGSKEKGTDFPHHHEKFDIDEDMLEVGTALYAQFALNYLSSNK; this is encoded by the coding sequence ATGAAATCACAAGAATTAGCTAAAGAATATAAAGATTATGTAATAAATATGAGAAGAGAATTTCATATGAATCCAGAGCCAAGTCTTCAGGAATATGAAACTTCTAAAAGGATAAAAGCAGAACTGGAAAAAGATGGAATAGAATGTGAAATAGTTGCTGATACTGGAGTAGTTGCTACAATACATGGAACTAATTCTGGAAAAACTGTTGCATTAAGAGGAGATATTGATGCTTTGGCTGTTATTGAACAGACTGGAAAAGAATATGCTTCTAAAGTTCATGGATTAATGCATGCATGCGGACACGACTCACATGGTGCTATGCTTCTTGGAGCTGCTAAAGTTCTAAATAAAATGAAGGATGAAATAAATGGTACTGTTAAACTTTTCTTCCAGCCAGGAGAAGAAGTTGTACTTGGAGCCAAGAAAATGATAGCTGCTGGAGTTATGGAAGGAGTTGATGCTATTATGGGAATCCATGTTTCATCAGATGTTCCTTCTGGACAGATATCTGCTGACAGTGGTGCAAGAATGGCCTCAGGAGATATGTTCAAAATAACTGTAACTGGAAAAGGTGGACATGGAGCAAGACCTGAGCAGTGTATAGATGCTGTTGTAGTAGGTTCTGCTATTGTTATGAACCTTCAGCCTATTATCAGCAGAGAGTATTCACCTTTTGACCCTGCTGTACTTACTGTGGGAGAAATTAAATCTGGAACTAGATTCAATGTTATAGCTCCTACTGCTATATTGAGCGGTACTACTAGATGTTACAGTCCTGAAGTTAGGAAGAATTTCTTTGACTCTATAACAAGAGTAGCTAAATCTACAGCTGAAGCTTACAGAGCCACTGCAGAAGTAGAATTTACAGAAGGAGTAGGACCAACTATCAATGATGATAACTGTGCTGCTCTAGCAAGAGAAACTGCTGCTTCTCTTGTAGGAAAAGAGAATGTTATTACTGTTCCTCCGTCTACTGGAGGAGAAGATTTCTCATTTTTTTCTAATATAGTTCCTGGGGTTATGGTTAAACTTGGAACTGGAAGCAAAGAAAAAGGAACTGACTTCCCTCATCATCATGAAAAATTTGATATAGATGAAGATATGCTTGAAGTTGGTACTGCATTATATGCTCAATTTGCTTTAAATTATTTATCAAGTAATAAATAG
- the galU gene encoding UTP--glucose-1-phosphate uridylyltransferase GalU, producing MKKVTKAVIPAAGLGTRVLPATKAQPKEMLVIVDKPSLQYIVEELVESGITDIVIVTGRNKNSIEDHFDYSYELENTLQKDGKDELLEKIENLSTMANIFYVRQNLPKGLGHAILKAKSFIGDDPFVIALGDDIVYNPERPVAKQLIDVYEKYGSSIVGCQEVEEKDISKYGIVKPIERLDESTCVIEDFIEKPSIEEAPSNFACLGRYLLTGKIFKYLEEVKPGKGGEIQLTDAILDMLKDGERVLSYNFEGKRYDIGNKVGLLKANIEFGLKNEETREELLKYLKTELKLD from the coding sequence ATGAAAAAAGTCACAAAGGCAGTAATTCCAGCAGCAGGGTTAGGAACAAGAGTATTACCTGCTACAAAGGCACAGCCTAAAGAGATGCTTGTAATAGTTGACAAACCTTCTTTGCAATATATTGTAGAAGAACTTGTAGAATCTGGAATCACAGATATAGTAATTGTTACAGGGAGAAATAAAAATTCTATAGAAGATCACTTTGACTATTCATATGAACTTGAAAATACATTACAAAAAGATGGAAAAGATGAGCTTTTAGAAAAAATAGAAAATCTTTCAACTATGGCAAATATTTTTTATGTAAGACAGAATCTTCCCAAAGGATTGGGACATGCTATATTAAAAGCAAAATCTTTTATAGGAGATGATCCTTTTGTTATAGCTTTGGGAGATGATATAGTATATAATCCAGAAAGACCAGTAGCTAAGCAATTGATAGATGTGTATGAAAAATATGGTTCAAGTATAGTAGGGTGTCAGGAAGTAGAAGAAAAAGATATTTCTAAATATGGAATAGTTAAACCTATTGAAAGACTTGATGAGAGTACTTGTGTTATAGAAGATTTTATAGAGAAACCATCCATTGAGGAAGCACCTTCAAATTTTGCTTGTCTTGGAAGATATCTTCTTACAGGAAAGATATTTAAATATCTTGAAGAAGTTAAACCAGGAAAAGGTGGAGAGATACAGCTTACAGATGCTATATTGGATATGCTTAAAGATGGAGAAAGAGTTCTATCTTACAACTTTGAAGGAAAAAGATATGATATTGGTAATAAAGTTGGACTTCTGAAAGCTAATATAGAATTTGGACTTAAAAATGAAGAAACAAGAGAAGAATTATTAAAATATTTAAAAACAGAACTTAAATTAGATTAA
- a CDS encoding lysophospholipid acyltransferase family protein: MSREREAVKYRRYGLILYYILKIVGKTLNIKIIKNEKVKENEESYVFAFWHNKLVAPTLCLNYIEKRAVLASPSKDGELISVPLEKMGFHMVRGSSDKNSTSSLISLIKLMKKGYSIGTPVDGPKGPIYEVKPGMIYLAQKGKMRMVPLGGAYKRKWTFNRAWDKFQFPKPFTTMVFLMGDPIEIPKDANIEEYCEILKNKLNELDKEAEKYF, translated from the coding sequence ATGAGTAGGGAGAGAGAAGCAGTTAAATATCGAAGGTATGGACTAATTCTTTATTACATACTGAAAATAGTAGGAAAAACATTAAATATAAAAATAATAAAAAATGAAAAAGTCAAAGAAAATGAGGAGAGTTATGTTTTTGCATTCTGGCATAATAAACTTGTAGCTCCAACTCTTTGTCTTAATTATATAGAGAAAAGAGCAGTGCTTGCCAGTCCATCAAAAGATGGTGAGCTTATTTCTGTTCCATTGGAAAAAATGGGATTTCATATGGTAAGAGGTTCTTCAGATAAAAATTCAACATCCAGTTTAATATCTCTTATTAAACTGATGAAAAAAGGCTATAGTATAGGAACTCCAGTAGATGGACCTAAAGGGCCTATATATGAGGTGAAACCTGGAATGATTTATTTAGCTCAAAAGGGAAAGATGCGGATGGTTCCCCTGGGAGGGGCCTATAAGAGAAAATGGACGTTTAATAGAGCATGGGATAAATTTCAATTTCCAAAACCTTTTACAACAATGGTATTTTTGATGGGAGATCCAATAGAAATACCCAAAGATGCAAATATAGAAGAATATTGTGAAATTTTAAAAAATAAATTAAATGAATTAGATAAAGAAGCTGAAAAATATTTTTAG
- a CDS encoding peptide deformylase, which translates to MKKEIILLGNEELYQISEPLKKDEIENIKSIVQNLHDTLLDFREKYHAGRAIAAPQIGIKKRLLYMFIDKPVIFINPVLEFPDDEMMEVLDDCMSFPNLLVKVMRHKRCRIKYLDMNWEEQVMSLEGDLAELLQHEYDHLNGILATMRAINNKSFIIKKLIKK; encoded by the coding sequence ATGAAAAAAGAAATCATTCTTCTTGGAAATGAAGAATTATATCAGATAAGTGAACCATTAAAAAAAGATGAAATAGAAAATATCAAATCTATAGTTCAAAATCTTCACGATACATTATTGGATTTTAGAGAAAAGTATCATGCTGGTCGTGCTATTGCAGCACCTCAGATAGGTATAAAGAAAAGACTGCTTTATATGTTTATTGATAAACCTGTAATTTTTATAAATCCAGTTCTTGAATTTCCAGATGATGAAATGATGGAAGTATTAGATGATTGTATGTCTTTTCCAAATCTGCTTGTTAAAGTAATGCGTCACAAAAGATGCAGAATAAAATATTTAGATATGAATTGGGAGGAACAGGTAATGTCTTTAGAGGGAGATCTTGCTGAACTTCTACAGCATGAATATGATCATCTTAATGGAATACTTGCTACAATGAGAGCAATAAATAATAAATCATTTATAATAAAAAAGTTAATTAAAAAATAA
- a CDS encoding ABC transporter substrate-binding protein: MNYKMLKKLGMGVLLVCVGLFSAMKISASSKEEKAAPAATANVQLKDTLVVAMKSDPKTLDPQKSIDTMSNKSINLMYDSLLELDENLNVVPALAEKWERIDEYSIVFYLRKGVKFHNGDELKAEDVKFTLERAVDSPQTMYLYNPISEVTIIDDYTVKVTTKTPFGALLQNLAAIQGGIVNKKVVEAAGEDYVKNPVGTGQYKFKEWLPGNKIVFEAFNDSYHGAPKIKEITFKTVPEVSNRMIYLETGEADISFDIGLMDKEAVKNHKNLELLEVESPSILYLGFDQTVPKFQNKKLRQAIAYAIDNNVFVDAIFRGSAVAADSVMAKASPAYNPNVKKYDQNIEKAKELLKEAGYPNGLNLQLWVMDDGPRVDMCVIIQDQLKAVGINVEIKVFEFGAYVSKTALPDKELYFLSWNSSGDGDASLYPLFHSTQHGASGNRSFYSNKEVDALLDKARTSVDQDERTEIYKKVQDILQEELPHYTLVYPKLNLAKSTKVKGMIFKKNGYVDLTKAYVEK; the protein is encoded by the coding sequence ATGAATTATAAAATGCTTAAAAAACTTGGAATGGGCGTATTGTTGGTTTGTGTTGGATTATTTAGTGCCATGAAAATTTCTGCTTCATCAAAAGAGGAAAAAGCAGCACCTGCTGCTACTGCCAATGTTCAGTTGAAAGATACTCTTGTTGTAGCAATGAAGTCTGATCCTAAAACTCTTGATCCTCAAAAGAGTATTGATACTATGTCCAATAAATCTATTAATCTTATGTATGATTCTCTTTTAGAATTAGATGAAAACCTTAATGTAGTACCTGCCCTTGCTGAAAAATGGGAAAGAATTGATGAATATAGTATTGTTTTTTATTTAAGAAAAGGTGTTAAATTTCATAATGGTGATGAACTGAAAGCTGAAGATGTTAAATTTACATTGGAAAGAGCTGTTGATTCTCCACAAACTATGTATCTTTATAATCCTATTTCTGAAGTTACTATTATAGATGACTATACTGTAAAAGTTACTACAAAAACTCCTTTTGGAGCTCTTCTGCAAAATCTTGCTGCTATTCAAGGGGGAATTGTTAACAAGAAAGTTGTAGAAGCTGCTGGAGAAGATTATGTTAAAAATCCTGTAGGAACTGGACAATACAAATTCAAAGAATGGCTTCCAGGAAATAAAATTGTTTTTGAAGCGTTTAACGATTCATATCATGGTGCTCCTAAAATCAAAGAAATTACTTTTAAAACTGTTCCAGAAGTAAGCAATAGAATGATTTACTTAGAAACTGGAGAAGCTGATATCTCTTTTGATATTGGACTTATGGATAAAGAGGCTGTTAAAAATCACAAAAATTTAGAGTTACTTGAAGTAGAATCTCCTTCTATTCTTTATCTTGGATTTGACCAGACTGTACCTAAGTTTCAAAATAAAAAACTAAGACAAGCAATTGCTTATGCTATTGATAATAATGTTTTTGTAGATGCAATTTTCAGAGGTTCAGCTGTTGCTGCTGACTCAGTTATGGCTAAAGCATCTCCTGCATATAACCCAAATGTAAAAAAATATGATCAAAATATTGAAAAAGCTAAAGAACTTTTAAAAGAAGCAGGATATCCTAATGGACTTAATCTTCAGTTATGGGTAATGGATGATGGACCTAGAGTTGATATGTGTGTTATTATTCAAGACCAGTTAAAAGCTGTTGGTATTAATGTTGAAATTAAAGTTTTTGAATTTGGTGCTTATGTTTCTAAAACAGCTCTTCCTGATAAAGAACTTTACTTTCTTTCATGGAATTCATCTGGAGATGGAGATGCTTCTCTTTATCCTTTGTTCCATTCTACTCAGCATGGAGCATCTGGTAACAGAAGTTTCTATTCTAACAAAGAAGTTGATGCTCTTTTAGATAAAGCAAGAACTTCAGTAGATCAGGATGAAAGAACTGAAATCTACAAAAAAGTACAAGATATTCTTCAAGAAGAACTTCCTCATTACACTTTAGTTTATCCTAAATTAAATCTTGCAAAAAGTACTAAAGTAAAAGGTATGATCTTCAAGAAAAATGGATATGTTGATTTAACTAAAGCATATGTTGAAAAATAA
- a CDS encoding ABC transporter substrate-binding protein: MNKKILKTLGLILTILVLVGFGKTVAAEKKTGNDTALKETLVIAQKSDAKTLDPQKSIDTVSNKVMQMMFDTLTSMDENLNIEPGLAEKWERVDDYSMIFHLRKGVKFHNGDTMTSEDVKYSLDRAIASPQASYLFNPIKEVAIIDENTVKVTTKEPFGPLLKHLSTTNGSIINKRAAVEAGDDVFKNPVGTGQHKFKEWITGDRIVLESFPESWKGESKIKNVVFRNIPEVSNRMISLETGEIDVAFDIGIMDREAVMNHKKLELVEVEAPSSLYLAFDQTNPLFADIRVRQAIAYAVDNRVLAEAVFRGAAVPANSTLPTVVAGYNPDSNIYEVNIEKAKELLKEAGYPDGFNIKLWVNDESTRVDMCVIIQDQLKAVGINVEIEVFEWGTYLSKTLEQNKQLYLFSWNVSSGDADAALYPMFHSSQRNGSANRSNYVSKEADELLDKARNSVNEDERNLIYKEVQDILQGDLPHYTLVFPKLNLGMNKNVKGLVMKKTGYIDISNAYVLREKK; encoded by the coding sequence ATGAACAAGAAAATTTTAAAAACATTGGGATTGATACTAACGATACTGGTATTAGTTGGATTTGGAAAAACTGTTGCTGCTGAAAAGAAAACTGGTAATGATACTGCTTTAAAAGAGACTCTTGTTATAGCTCAAAAATCTGATGCTAAAACTCTTGACCCTCAAAAGAGTATTGATACTGTTTCAAACAAAGTTATGCAGATGATGTTTGATACTTTGACTTCTATGGATGAAAATCTTAATATCGAACCAGGGCTTGCTGAAAAATGGGAAAGAGTAGATGATTACAGCATGATCTTCCATTTGAGAAAAGGAGTTAAATTCCACAATGGAGATACAATGACTTCTGAAGATGTAAAGTACTCTCTCGACAGAGCAATAGCTTCTCCACAGGCTTCATACCTTTTTAATCCAATAAAAGAAGTTGCCATCATTGATGAAAACACTGTAAAGGTAACTACAAAAGAACCTTTTGGTCCTTTGCTAAAACATCTGTCTACTACTAATGGTTCTATTATCAACAAAAGAGCTGCTGTAGAGGCTGGGGATGATGTTTTCAAAAATCCTGTAGGAACTGGACAACATAAATTCAAAGAATGGATAACAGGAGACAGAATAGTTCTTGAATCATTCCCTGAGAGTTGGAAAGGTGAATCAAAAATAAAAAATGTGGTTTTTAGAAATATCCCTGAAGTAAGCAACAGAATGATATCTCTGGAAACTGGTGAAATAGATGTAGCTTTCGATATTGGTATCATGGACAGAGAGGCTGTTATGAATCACAAGAAGCTTGAATTAGTAGAAGTGGAAGCTCCTTCAAGTCTTTACCTTGCTTTTGATCAGACAAATCCATTATTTGCTGATATCAGAGTAAGACAAGCCATTGCTTATGCTGTAGACAACAGAGTTCTTGCAGAAGCTGTATTCAGAGGTGCTGCTGTTCCGGCAAATTCAACACTTCCTACTGTAGTAGCTGGATACAATCCTGACTCTAATATCTATGAAGTAAATATAGAGAAAGCTAAGGAGCTTTTAAAAGAAGCTGGATACCCAGATGGCTTCAATATAAAATTATGGGTAAATGATGAGTCTACAAGAGTTGATATGTGTGTCATCATTCAAGATCAGCTGAAAGCTGTTGGGATAAATGTTGAAATAGAAGTTTTTGAATGGGGAACTTACCTTTCAAAAACATTAGAGCAAAATAAACAACTGTACCTTTTCTCATGGAATGTATCTTCTGGAGATGCTGACGCTGCTCTATACCCAATGTTCCACTCTTCACAGAGAAATGGTTCAGCTAACAGAAGCAACTATGTCTCTAAAGAAGCTGACGAACTTTTGGATAAAGCAAGAAACTCTGTAAATGAAGATGAAAGAAACCTTATTTACAAAGAGGTACAAGATATACTTCAAGGAGACCTTCCTCATTACACTTTAGTTTTTCCTAAACTTAATCTGGGAATGAATAAAAATGTAAAAGGGCTTGTTATGAAAAAAACTGGATATATAGATATCTCTAATGCATATGTATTAAGAGAGAAAAAATAA
- a CDS encoding amidohydrolase: protein MQTKKLAEKYKDYVIKMRREFHMNPEASMEEYNTSRRIREELDKAGIENRSIAGTGVIATIKGDHPGKTVALRGDIDALAVIEESGKEYASKVHGLMHACGHDTHGAMLLGSAMVLNEMKDKINGTVKFFFQPGEEVGKGAAAMVAEGALEGVDGVMGMHISSGLPSGTINADPGAKTASADYFKITVTGKGGHGAEPEKTIDAVVVGSAVVMNMQSLVSREFSPFDPLVVTIGSIQSGTRFNVIAPRAVIEGTVRYYNPEFKEKVPAAIERIAKATAEAYRATAEMEYSNLVKITINDDACTSIAREAAGKIVGKENVVETPPATGGEDFSEFSSIVPGVMCNLGARNEEKGTTYPHHHGKFDVDEDIFVGGVAFYAQYALDFLDKNKD, encoded by the coding sequence ATGCAGACTAAAAAATTAGCAGAAAAATATAAAGATTATGTAATAAAAATGAGAAGAGAATTTCATATGAATCCTGAAGCAAGTATGGAGGAATACAACACTTCAAGGAGGATAAGAGAAGAGCTGGACAAAGCTGGTATTGAAAACAGAAGCATAGCCGGTACTGGGGTTATAGCAACTATCAAAGGTGATCATCCCGGAAAAACTGTAGCTCTGAGAGGTGATATTGACGCTCTGGCTGTAATAGAAGAAAGTGGAAAAGAATATGCTTCAAAAGTTCATGGGCTTATGCACGCCTGTGGACATGATACTCATGGAGCTATGCTTCTGGGATCAGCTATGGTGCTCAATGAAATGAAAGATAAAATCAATGGAACTGTTAAATTTTTCTTCCAGCCTGGTGAAGAAGTTGGAAAAGGTGCTGCTGCTATGGTGGCAGAGGGAGCTCTTGAAGGTGTAGATGGTGTTATGGGAATGCATATTTCCAGTGGACTTCCATCTGGTACTATCAATGCTGACCCTGGTGCAAAGACAGCTTCTGCTGACTATTTTAAAATTACTGTAACTGGAAAAGGTGGACATGGTGCTGAACCTGAAAAAACAATAGATGCTGTTGTTGTTGGTTCTGCTGTTGTTATGAATATGCAGTCTCTTGTCAGCAGAGAATTCAGTCCTTTTGATCCTCTGGTTGTAACAATTGGTTCTATCCAGTCAGGAACTAGATTCAATGTAATAGCTCCAAGAGCTGTTATTGAAGGGACTGTAAGATACTATAACCCAGAATTTAAAGAAAAAGTTCCAGCAGCTATTGAAAGAATAGCTAAGGCTACTGCTGAAGCATATAGAGCAACTGCTGAAATGGAATACTCTAATCTAGTAAAAATAACTATCAATGATGATGCCTGCACTTCCATTGCTCGTGAAGCAGCTGGAAAGATAGTAGGAAAAGAAAATGTAGTAGAAACTCCTCCAGCTACTGGTGGAGAGGATTTTTCTGAATTTTCTTCTATTGTTCCTGGAGTTATGTGCAACTTAGGTGCCAGAAATGAAGAAAAAGGCACTACATATCCACATCATCATGGAAAATTTGATGTAGATGAAGATATATTTGTAGGTGGAGTAGCATTCTATGCTCAATATGCTCTTGATTTCTTAGATAAGAATAAAGATTAA